In Musa acuminata AAA Group cultivar baxijiao chromosome BXJ3-11, Cavendish_Baxijiao_AAA, whole genome shotgun sequence, one DNA window encodes the following:
- the LOC135652391 gene encoding small ribosomal subunit protein eS7-like — protein sequence MFTARKKIQKEKGAEPTEFEDTVAQAFFDLENGNQELKSDLKDLYINSAVQVDIAGNRKAVVIHVPYRLQKAFRKIHVRLVRELEKKFSGKDVILIATRRILRPPKKGSAVVRPRSRTLTAVQDATLEDVVYPAEIVGKRIRYRLDGSKLMKIFLDPKERNNTEYKLETFTGVYRKLCGKDVVFEYPVTESA from the exons ATGTTTACTGCAAGGAAAAAGATTCAAAAGGAGAAGGGTGCTGAGCCGACTGAGTTTGAGGACACTGTTGCACAG GCATTCTTTGATTTGGAAAATGGAAACCAAGAGTTAAAGAGTGACTTGAAGGATCTTTACATCAACTCAGCAGT TCAAGTTGATATAGCTGGCAACCGGAAAGCTGTTGTTATCCATGTACCATATAGGCTTCAGAAAGCCTTCAGGAAGATTCATGTGAGGCTAGTTAGAGAACTGGAGAAGAAGTTTAGCGGGAAG GATGTGATTCTCATTGCCACTCGAAGGATATTGAGGCCGCCAAAGAAGGGCTCTGCTGTTGTGCGCCCTCGCAGCCGCACTCTCACTGCTGTTCAAGATGCCACGTTGGAAGATGTGGTTTATCCTGCTGAAATTGTTGGAAAGCGCATAAGATATCGTCTGGATGGCTCTAAGCTCATGAAG ATTTTCCTGGACCCAAAGGAGCGAAACAACACGGAGTATAAACTGGAGACCTTTACAGGGGTTTACAGGAAGCTATGTGGGAAGGACGTGGTATTCGAGTACCCAGTCACCGAGTCCGCCTAG